The Thiomicrorhabdus aquaedulcis sequence GCGGTCATCGACACTGGCCATTTTTGTGGCCAAGGTGCGATAAGCTTCTAGCTTACGTTTTAAGTTTTCGGCGTCCACTTCACTGGGCTGATTTATTCGCTGTTCAATCACCTGTTGCAAAGCCTTTACCACCTCAACCGGCAACGTAAACACCACTGGCCCTAGCTCTATTTGAAACTCACCACTGGCATCTCTTCTGGCTAAAATTTCCATTTTTATTCCTATTCGCCTACGCACGTGGCATTAAATAACATTTTTGTACAAGTGAACTGTTGGCTTATTATTGGCTTATTAATTAACTCACCATAAAGTTTGAGTTAAATGTATTGCGTGCGATCATTCACAAACTCAATCTGCCCCAATCCCTCTAGCTCAAACAGCTTTTCGACCACGCGTTTAATGGCTTCTTTAGCGGTTTCTTCGCTGGGCATGGTCGCTTTTTGTAAATCTTCATGCAGTTGTTTGGCCATAATGCCGCCAATATTACTGATAACGCTGTCGGATAAACCAGCATCACGTGCCACCATCATTAGCACTAGCACGTCTTGATTGTCTACTTCTCTTAAAAGCTTTTGCAGTTCAAGCGGCTTTAACTCTTTAAGCCGCAAACCTAATTTAATATAACTTTTTAAGGTTGAATGGCTTTCACCCCGCTCCAGTGCTAATAAATGTTCTAAGGTAATGCTTAACAGCTCTACCGCAAAACGATCCATTTTTACCGCACCACAACCTATGTGCACTAACCATTCATTTTCTTGCTGTTTTTTTATGCCCACTTTCATGCGGTTTTCTCGCCTTAAAATCAAAGATGCGGTTATTTTTAGTTCTAGCAATTATACTGCCAATCTTGCTATTCAACACACTGAATAACCTCTGTTCGTTTACTGGGGTTTATAGCATAATACGCATCTTAATTAACAAGTGCTGCTGCCCCTCTATGAAAGCCCACAATCAATTACCCGAACCCTGTGAATCTGCAAAACAGCAAAGCGCGCAATTAAGCCAAAAAATAAAGACTGCCTTGGCGCGCCACAAACATCTAAGCTTTGCCCAATACATGCAAATGGCACTGTATTCACCAGGCCTGGGGTATTACGCATCGCACTTGCCTAAAATTGGCCAAAGCGGCGATTTTATCACCGCCCCCGAAGTATCGCCCTTGTTTTCGCGCTGTTTAGCACGCCAAGCCGCGCAAGTATTAGCGCAACTTAGCACCCCCAACATTGTAGAATTTGGTGCCGGTAAAGGCACCATGGCCAAAGACATCTTATTGGAGTTGGCGCGCCTTAACCAACCATTAGAGCGTTACTATATTATGGAGCTGAGCGGCGATTTAAAACAACGCCAACAAGACCTATTACAAAACAGCCTGCCGAGCGAACTGTTTGCCAAAGTGGTGTGGTTAAGTGAACTGCCTAAAACCCCTATTTCGGCTGTCATATTGGCCAACGAAGTGCTTGACGCCATGCCTTTTGAACGCCTGCGCATCGAACCCCAGCACGCCTTAAAAGGCGATGTGGTTTACAACCCGCAACACAATCGCTTTGAATGGGACTATCAACCCATTACCCAACGCCCATTGCAACAGTTTGCTAACCAGCTCATTCAATACATTGGTCAACCGTCCCATTTAGGATATGAAACCGAAATTAATTTACACCTAGACCCTTGGTTAAAATCCGTTAGTCAGATTTTATCTGAAGGCGCGTTACTGGTCGTCGACTACGGTTACACGCGCAACGAATACTATCAACCTGCGCGAGTTATGGGCACATTACGATGCCACTACCAACACCGTGCGCACAGCAATCCCTTTTTTACCCCGGCCTGCAAGACATAACCGCACACGTTGACTTTACCGCCGTGGCCGAAGCAGGCTACAAACATGGATTTAAAGTGGCAGGGTTTAGTACCCAAGCGCATTTTTTAATGTCGACAGGCTTGCTTGATATGGTTAATAACTTGGATACCACCGTCACCGAACAGATACAATTAGCCCAACAAATTAAAACCCTAACCTTACCCAATGAAATGGGCGAAACCTTTAAAGTCATCGCGCTGACTAAAAAATAGAACAGCCATTGATGGGCTTTGCCATTCGCGACTTAAGACATCAATTGTAATCACCGCACTAAAACAAGCATACTAAGGCATTTTCATGGAAGAGATAAGCGTTATACAACCCACCCTAGACTGGCTACAAATTGTCTTTTTGGCCTTAGTACAGGGCATTACCGAATTTTTGCCTATTTCCAGTTCTGGACATTTGGTGTTGGTGCCCCAAATATTTGGCTGGCCTGACCAAGGTTTGGCATTTGATGTAGCGGTACACATTGGAACTTTATCGGCCGTAATT is a genomic window containing:
- a CDS encoding FliG C-terminal domain-containing protein, which gives rise to MKVGIKKQQENEWLVHIGCGAVKMDRFAVELLSITLEHLLALERGESHSTLKSYIKLGLRLKELKPLELQKLLREVDNQDVLVLMMVARDAGLSDSVISNIGGIMAKQLHEDLQKATMPSEETAKEAIKRVVEKLFELEGLGQIEFVNDRTQYI